One region of Streptococcus parasanguinis genomic DNA includes:
- a CDS encoding protein-export chaperone SecB, which produces MSSLQFKDYFLNEVSYRRNPSFDQTNSTINLKPELSAQILIRKSENLAYVNLITKQGNIHSDDSAFELIVDIVGEFSFIYDKTEFDISFETFLKENGLAILWSYIRPIVSDMITRGNEFPNFLLPVINIKKMLEEKDSIKLTYE; this is translated from the coding sequence ATGTCCTCTTTACAATTTAAAGATTATTTTTTAAATGAAGTATCATATCGAAGAAATCCTAGTTTTGATCAAACAAATAGTACTATTAATTTAAAACCTGAATTATCTGCACAAATTTTAATAAGAAAGTCTGAAAATCTTGCTTACGTTAACTTAATAACAAAGCAAGGAAATATACATTCAGATGATTCTGCTTTTGAGCTTATTGTAGATATTGTTGGAGAATTTTCGTTTATATACGACAAAACAGAATTTGATATTAGTTTTGAAACTTTTCTTAAAGAGAATGGTTTAGCAATTCTTTGGTCCTATATTCGGCCTATTGTATCTGACATGATCACTCGTGGTAATGAGTTCCCAAACTTCTTATTACCTGTCATTAACATTAAAAAAATGCTTGAAGAAAAAGATTCAATCAAGTTAACATACGAATAA